From the Gordonia bronchialis DSM 43247 genome, one window contains:
- a CDS encoding glutamate synthase subunit beta yields MADPRGFLEIPKKEAKYRPVAERVTDWDDVYEHAANPLQVLGEVSTQARRCMDCGIPFCHSETAGCPLGNLIPEWNDLVRRGRWDAASARLHATNNFPEFTGMVCPAPCEAACVLSISEATTGGSVTIKRIEKTIAHESWAEGIIGPEPPASKSGRSVGIVGSGPAGLAAAQQLTRAGHDVTVYERDDRLGGLLRYGIPEYKLQKSDIDRRIAQMRAEGTEFVTSCDVGTDLSVAELRSRHDAVVLAIGAMEARDNPVPGRDLDGVHLAMEHLVPANRECEGDGPSPITAAGKHVVIIGGGDTGADCLGTAHRQGAASVVQLDYNPELPGDRDDNRSPWPTWPLVMRTSSAHAEGGERRYQVAVQRFLGDEQGKVTTMVLAEVAVRRDADGRRVVTPVGDEFEIPCELALFAIGFAGVRSSQLMADLQIEPNKRGVISCGSDWQTDAPGVFVCGDAHRGASLVVWAIAEGRSTARAVDTFLMGASDLPSPVRPATLPLSVR; encoded by the coding sequence GTGGCTGACCCGCGCGGGTTCCTGGAGATCCCCAAGAAGGAAGCGAAGTACCGGCCGGTGGCCGAACGCGTCACCGACTGGGATGACGTCTACGAGCACGCCGCGAATCCATTGCAGGTGCTCGGCGAGGTGTCCACGCAGGCCCGGCGCTGTATGGACTGCGGAATCCCGTTCTGCCACTCGGAAACCGCGGGCTGCCCGCTGGGTAACCTCATCCCGGAGTGGAATGATCTGGTGCGTCGCGGCCGCTGGGACGCGGCCAGCGCCCGACTGCACGCCACCAACAACTTCCCCGAGTTCACCGGCATGGTGTGCCCCGCCCCGTGCGAGGCGGCCTGCGTGCTGTCCATCTCGGAGGCCACCACCGGTGGCAGCGTCACCATCAAGCGGATCGAGAAGACCATCGCCCACGAGTCGTGGGCCGAGGGCATCATCGGACCGGAGCCGCCGGCGTCCAAGTCGGGCCGATCGGTGGGGATCGTCGGCTCGGGACCGGCCGGTTTGGCCGCCGCACAGCAGTTGACCCGGGCCGGCCACGACGTGACCGTCTACGAACGCGACGACCGGCTCGGTGGCCTGCTGCGCTACGGCATCCCGGAGTACAAGCTGCAGAAGTCCGACATCGACCGTCGTATCGCCCAGATGCGCGCCGAGGGAACCGAATTCGTCACGAGCTGCGATGTGGGTACCGATCTGTCGGTGGCGGAGTTGCGATCGCGCCACGATGCCGTGGTCCTGGCGATCGGGGCGATGGAGGCGCGCGACAACCCGGTACCGGGGCGCGACCTCGACGGCGTGCACCTGGCGATGGAACATCTCGTCCCGGCCAACCGCGAGTGTGAGGGGGACGGACCGTCGCCGATCACCGCGGCCGGTAAGCACGTGGTCATCATCGGTGGCGGCGACACCGGGGCCGACTGCCTCGGCACCGCACACCGGCAGGGTGCGGCGTCGGTGGTGCAACTCGACTACAACCCCGAACTGCCGGGTGATCGCGACGACAATCGGTCACCCTGGCCGACATGGCCGCTGGTCATGCGGACGTCCAGCGCGCACGCCGAGGGTGGTGAACGTCGTTATCAGGTTGCCGTGCAACGCTTTCTGGGCGACGAACAGGGCAAGGTCACCACGATGGTGCTCGCCGAGGTGGCCGTGCGTCGCGACGCCGACGGCCGGCGCGTGGTCACCCCGGTCGGTGACGAGTTCGAGATCCCGTGTGAACTCGCCTTGTTCGCAATCGGTTTCGCCGGTGTCCGGTCCTCGCAGCTGATGGCCGATCTGCAGATCGAGCCGAACAAGCGCGGTGTGATCTCCTGCGGAAGCGACTGGCAGACCGATGCCCCAGGGGTTTTCGTGTGCGGTGACGCGCATCGCGGAGCCTCCCTGGTGGTGTGGGCCATCGCCGAGGGCCGCTCGACGGCCCGTGCAGTCGACACCTTCCTGATGGGGGCCTCTGATCTGCCGTCCCCGGTGCGGCCGGCGACGCTGCCGCTGTCGGTTCGCTGA
- the gltB gene encoding glutamate synthase large subunit, producing MLFSALPAKQGLYDPEAEVDSCGVAMVADIHGRRSHSIVADGLLALENLEHRGAAGAEVNSGDGAGILIQLPDELLRNSVDFDLPTPATDGSNTYAAGVCFLPVDPALRQAAIDRVAALAEAEGVTILGWRDLPVDAERADIGDTALGCMPHMMQLFVTVEPERPGGDRLSGLALDRYIYPFRKQAERVTPEIEEAGTGLYFPSLSSRTIVYKGMLTTMQLPLYYDDLRDDRCLSAIAIVHSRFSTNTFPSWPLAHPFRFVAHNGEINTVRGNRNRMRAREALLETDLIPGDLTRAFPICTPEASDSASLDEVLELLHLGGRSVAHAVMMMVPEAWENVADMDPRRRAFLQFNASLMEAWDGPACVTFTDGTVVGAVLDRNGLRPGRWWQTRDGRVILASEAGVLDVPVDDVVSKGRLEPGRMFLVDTAQGRIIPDEEVKGDLINAEPYDEWLHAGLLDIATLPGRQVYKPNHDTVVRRQVSFGYTEEDLRVLLTPMAASGYEPLGSMGTDTPVAVLSKRSRLLYDYFVELFAQVTNPPLDAIREEIVTSMARVMGPEQNLLAPSAASCRQILLHWPVIDNEDLAKLVHINDDGDNPGLSAKVLSALYEVAEGGAGLAAALEDLRQRASRAIAEGHTTLVISDRHTDRDHAPIPSLLATSAVHHHLVRTKERTKVALVVESGDAREVHHIALLIGFGAAAVNPHLALETIEDLIAEGELTGVSTSKAIRNYLEALGKGVLKVMSKMGISTISSYTGAQAFEAVGLSSEVVREYFTRTVSRIEGVGLDELAEEVRIRHHRAFPDNPTEQVYRRLEVGGEYQYRREGELHLFTPETIFLLQHATKTGQAEVFEQYSDEVNKLSREGGTLRGLFEFDLAAREPIPLEEVEPAEAIMKRFNTGAMSYGSISAEAHETIAIAMNRIGGRSNSGEGGEDVDRLYDPERRSAVKQVASGRFGVTSDYLINATDIQIKMAQGAKPGEGGQLPAYKVYPWIAKTRHSTPGVALISPPPHHDIYSIEDLAQLIHDLKNANSNARIHVKLVSAVGVGTVATGVSKAHADVVLISGHDGGTGASPLTSLKHAGTPWEIGLADAQQTLMLNGLRDRITVQCDGALRTGRDVIMAALLGAEEYGFSTAPLIVTGCIMMRVCHLDTCPVGVATQNPVLRSRFTGQAEHLVNFFRFVAEDVRKYLAQLGYRTLDEAIGQSQRLHTDTALAHWKSKGLDLTPIFRKVTDKGPSRRIRGQDHGLDKALDQTMIALAEGALEDAHPVTLELPVRNVNRTVGTLLGSEVTRRYGAEGLSEDTITVKLTGSAGQSLGAFLPPGVTIELSGDANDYVGKGLCGGKIVVAPDPAAWFIAEDQVIAGNTILYGATSGRVFLRGRVGERFSVRNSGATAVVEGVGDHACEYMTGGRVVILGPTGRNMAAGMSGGIAFVYDLDPDKVNKAMVELMRPDPDDLRWLRDTITEHTGLTGSAIGASMLADWPRRCLAFTKVMPTDYKRVLDAARMAEAEGRDVDSAIMEAARG from the coding sequence ATGTTATTTTCTGCACTTCCGGCCAAACAGGGCCTGTACGACCCGGAGGCCGAGGTCGATTCCTGCGGCGTGGCCATGGTCGCCGACATCCACGGCCGACGTTCCCACTCGATCGTCGCCGACGGCCTGCTCGCACTGGAGAACCTCGAACATCGTGGGGCGGCCGGCGCCGAGGTCAACAGCGGTGATGGTGCCGGCATCCTGATCCAGCTGCCCGACGAACTGCTACGCAACTCCGTGGACTTCGACCTGCCCACGCCCGCAACCGACGGCTCCAACACCTACGCGGCCGGTGTCTGCTTCCTGCCTGTGGACCCGGCACTCCGCCAAGCGGCCATCGACCGTGTCGCCGCCCTCGCCGAGGCCGAGGGTGTGACCATCCTGGGCTGGCGCGACCTGCCGGTCGATGCCGAACGCGCCGACATCGGCGACACCGCCCTCGGGTGCATGCCGCACATGATGCAGCTCTTTGTCACCGTCGAACCCGAGCGACCGGGCGGTGACCGGCTCTCCGGCCTCGCCCTCGACCGCTACATCTACCCGTTTCGTAAGCAGGCCGAGCGTGTTACCCCGGAGATCGAGGAAGCCGGCACCGGGCTGTACTTCCCGTCGCTGTCGAGCCGCACCATCGTCTACAAGGGCATGCTCACCACGATGCAGCTGCCGCTGTATTACGACGACCTGCGCGACGACCGGTGTCTCAGTGCCATCGCCATCGTCCATTCCCGCTTCTCCACCAACACCTTCCCGTCGTGGCCGCTGGCGCATCCGTTCCGCTTCGTCGCGCACAACGGCGAGATCAACACGGTGCGCGGCAACCGCAACCGGATGCGGGCCCGTGAGGCGCTCCTCGAGACCGACCTCATCCCCGGTGACCTCACACGTGCGTTCCCGATCTGCACCCCGGAGGCCTCCGATTCCGCCTCGCTCGACGAAGTTCTCGAACTCCTGCATCTCGGTGGCCGCAGCGTGGCGCACGCGGTGATGATGATGGTCCCCGAGGCGTGGGAGAACGTCGCCGACATGGATCCCCGACGCCGCGCCTTCCTGCAGTTCAACGCATCGCTGATGGAGGCGTGGGACGGGCCGGCCTGTGTCACGTTCACCGACGGGACCGTGGTCGGCGCAGTACTCGACCGCAACGGGCTGCGCCCCGGCCGGTGGTGGCAGACGCGCGACGGGCGGGTGATCCTCGCGTCGGAAGCCGGCGTGCTCGACGTCCCGGTCGACGACGTTGTCTCCAAGGGCCGCCTCGAACCGGGACGGATGTTCCTCGTCGACACCGCGCAGGGACGCATCATCCCCGACGAGGAGGTCAAGGGCGACCTGATCAACGCCGAGCCCTACGACGAGTGGTTGCACGCCGGTCTCCTCGACATCGCGACGCTGCCCGGCCGACAGGTGTACAAACCCAACCACGACACCGTCGTCCGGCGTCAGGTGTCCTTCGGCTACACCGAAGAGGACCTGCGTGTTCTTCTGACCCCGATGGCGGCGTCGGGCTACGAGCCGCTCGGTTCGATGGGCACCGACACCCCGGTGGCGGTCCTGTCCAAGCGTTCACGCCTGCTCTACGACTATTTCGTCGAACTGTTCGCACAGGTCACCAACCCACCGCTGGATGCGATCCGCGAGGAGATCGTCACGTCGATGGCGCGCGTGATGGGGCCCGAACAGAACCTGCTCGCGCCGAGCGCGGCGTCGTGCCGGCAGATCCTGCTGCACTGGCCGGTCATCGACAACGAGGATCTCGCCAAACTCGTCCACATCAACGACGACGGCGACAACCCGGGACTCTCGGCGAAGGTGCTCAGCGCCCTGTACGAGGTCGCCGAGGGCGGGGCCGGACTCGCTGCGGCGCTGGAGGATCTACGTCAGCGGGCCAGCCGGGCGATCGCCGAGGGGCACACCACGCTGGTGATCTCCGACCGCCACACCGACCGTGATCACGCGCCCATCCCGTCGTTGCTGGCGACGTCGGCGGTCCATCATCATCTGGTCCGCACCAAGGAACGGACCAAGGTCGCTCTGGTCGTCGAATCCGGGGATGCCCGGGAGGTCCACCACATTGCGCTGCTGATCGGATTCGGTGCCGCGGCGGTCAATCCGCATCTGGCTCTCGAGACGATCGAGGATCTCATCGCCGAAGGTGAACTCACCGGGGTGTCGACGTCGAAGGCCATCCGCAATTATCTCGAAGCTCTCGGCAAGGGCGTGCTCAAGGTGATGAGCAAGATGGGTATCTCGACCATCAGCTCCTACACGGGCGCACAGGCTTTCGAGGCCGTCGGGCTCTCCTCGGAGGTCGTCCGGGAGTACTTCACCCGGACCGTCTCCCGCATCGAGGGAGTCGGGCTCGACGAACTGGCCGAAGAGGTCCGCATCCGTCATCATCGGGCGTTCCCGGACAACCCCACCGAACAGGTCTATCGTCGGCTCGAGGTGGGCGGGGAGTACCAGTACCGTCGCGAGGGTGAACTGCACCTGTTCACCCCGGAGACCATCTTCCTGCTGCAGCATGCCACCAAGACCGGGCAGGCCGAGGTCTTCGAGCAGTACTCCGACGAGGTGAACAAGCTGTCCCGCGAGGGCGGCACCCTGCGCGGCCTGTTCGAATTCGATCTGGCTGCGCGCGAACCGATCCCGCTCGAGGAGGTGGAACCGGCCGAAGCGATCATGAAACGCTTCAACACCGGCGCGATGAGTTACGGCTCCATCTCCGCAGAGGCGCACGAGACCATCGCCATCGCGATGAACCGCATCGGGGGCCGATCCAATTCGGGTGAGGGCGGCGAAGACGTGGATCGTCTCTACGATCCGGAACGGCGCAGCGCGGTCAAGCAGGTCGCCTCGGGCCGGTTCGGCGTGACCAGCGACTACCTGATCAACGCCACCGATATCCAGATCAAGATGGCGCAGGGTGCGAAACCCGGTGAGGGTGGCCAACTCCCGGCGTACAAGGTGTATCCGTGGATCGCCAAGACCCGGCATTCCACCCCCGGTGTCGCACTGATCTCACCGCCACCGCATCACGACATCTACTCGATCGAGGACCTCGCCCAACTGATCCACGACCTGAAGAACGCGAACTCCAACGCGCGCATCCACGTCAAGCTGGTGAGTGCGGTCGGTGTCGGCACGGTCGCCACCGGCGTCTCCAAGGCGCACGCCGACGTGGTGCTCATCTCCGGGCACGACGGCGGGACCGGCGCGTCGCCACTGACGTCGCTCAAACATGCCGGTACGCCATGGGAGATCGGTCTCGCCGACGCCCAGCAGACGTTGATGCTCAACGGACTTCGCGACCGGATCACCGTGCAGTGCGACGGTGCGCTGCGCACGGGCCGCGATGTCATCATGGCCGCGTTGCTCGGTGCCGAGGAGTACGGATTCTCCACCGCGCCGCTAATCGTGACGGGCTGCATCATGATGCGTGTCTGCCATCTCGACACGTGCCCGGTGGGTGTGGCGACGCAGAATCCGGTGCTGCGGTCACGGTTCACCGGTCAGGCCGAGCATCTGGTCAACTTCTTCCGCTTCGTCGCCGAAGACGTGCGAAAGTATCTGGCGCAGCTGGGATATCGGACGCTCGACGAGGCAATCGGTCAGTCGCAGCGCCTGCACACCGACACCGCGCTCGCGCACTGGAAGAGCAAGGGGCTCGACCTCACCCCGATCTTCCGCAAGGTGACCGACAAGGGGCCGAGCCGACGGATTCGCGGGCAGGACCACGGGCTGGACAAAGCGTTGGACCAGACCATGATCGCGCTCGCCGAAGGCGCTCTGGAGGACGCTCATCCGGTGACGCTCGAACTCCCGGTCCGCAACGTCAACCGCACGGTCGGCACCCTGCTCGGCTCGGAGGTCACGCGCCGCTACGGCGCCGAGGGTCTGTCCGAGGACACGATCACGGTGAAGCTGACCGGTTCGGCGGGGCAGTCCCTGGGTGCTTTCCTGCCGCCCGGGGTGACCATCGAGCTCTCCGGCGACGCCAACGACTATGTCGGAAAGGGCTTGTGCGGCGGCAAGATCGTCGTCGCGCCCGACCCCGCGGCATGGTTCATCGCCGAGGATCAGGTCATCGCCGGCAACACCATCCTCTATGGTGCGACCTCGGGTCGGGTGTTCCTGCGCGGACGGGTCGGGGAACGGTTCTCGGTGCGCAACTCGGGCGCCACCGCAGTGGTGGAGGGCGTGGGAGATCACGCCTGCGAGTACATGACCGGCGGCCGGGTCGTCATCCTCGGGCCGACCGGACGCAACATGGCGGCGGGGATGTCCGGTGGTATCGCCTTCGTCTACGACCTCGATCCCGACAAGGTCAACAAGGCGATGGTCGAGCTGATGCGGCCCGATCCCGACGACCTGCGGTGGCTCAGGGACACCATCACCGAGCACACCGGGCTCACCGGTTCGGCGATCGGCGCGTCGATGCTGGCCGACTGGCCACGTCGGTGTCTCGCCTTCACCAAGGTGATGCCCACCGATTACAAGCGTGTTCTCGACGCGGCCCGCATGGCCGAAGCCGAAGGGCGCGACGTCGATTCAGCGATCATGGAGGCGGCACGTGGCTGA
- the lgt gene encoding prolipoprotein diacylglyceryl transferase produces the protein MIAPTTTLLAYIPSPPQGVWNIGPFPLRAYALCIIVGIIVAVWWGNRRWIARGGQDGEVLDVAIWAVPFGLIGGRIYHLITDWRTYFGDGPKDPIDALKIWDGGLGIWGAVFFGALGAWIGARRHGIRLPAFGDAIAPPILLAQAIGRLGNYFNQELYGRETAVPWGLEIYERTDSSGHRDPGLISGVSNGDVVAVVHPTFLYELLWNVAVVVALVYIDRRFRIGHGRLFALYVAGYCVGRLGVELLRSDPATLIAGIRINVFTAAIVFACAAAYFVIAPRGREQGLEMYHPARAAELEEQGVAGYVDDWYDEDLDEPDESIEPTHELDSTLEDEVDDEPPAVDEPPAVDLEKSTADGTADSADSTEPDADSTGSDAEGTADSGEGTEADADSTGSDAEGTADSGEGTEADADSTGSDAEGTADSGEGTEADADSTGSDAEGTADSGESTESDVEGTADSADGAADSTEDSESDAGDNTSDAEGTADLADSTSDSAESSESDAEGTPHSGDGAEPDDVDNTVESVEATAPDSEDTSSDDQVGPESRSAEAAIPEAGIAKGSDAQTAEGGSMDDEHEAASSEGDNT, from the coding sequence GTGATCGCACCGACCACGACGTTGCTGGCCTACATCCCGAGTCCGCCGCAGGGCGTGTGGAACATCGGGCCCTTCCCGCTCCGCGCCTACGCGCTGTGCATCATCGTCGGCATCATCGTCGCCGTCTGGTGGGGAAACCGGCGCTGGATCGCCCGGGGCGGCCAGGATGGCGAGGTCCTCGACGTCGCCATCTGGGCGGTGCCCTTCGGCCTGATCGGTGGCCGCATCTACCACCTGATCACCGACTGGCGTACGTATTTCGGCGACGGTCCCAAGGACCCGATCGACGCGCTGAAGATCTGGGACGGTGGTCTCGGCATCTGGGGGGCGGTGTTCTTCGGCGCCCTCGGCGCGTGGATCGGCGCGCGGCGGCACGGCATCCGGCTGCCCGCCTTCGGCGATGCCATCGCACCCCCCATCCTGCTGGCGCAGGCCATCGGCCGGCTCGGCAACTACTTCAACCAGGAGCTCTACGGCCGGGAGACCGCGGTGCCGTGGGGTCTGGAGATCTATGAGCGCACCGACTCCTCAGGCCATCGCGACCCCGGTCTGATCAGCGGTGTCTCCAACGGTGACGTGGTGGCCGTGGTGCACCCGACGTTCCTCTATGAACTGTTGTGGAATGTCGCCGTCGTGGTGGCGCTGGTGTACATCGACCGCCGGTTCCGCATCGGGCATGGTCGTCTGTTCGCCCTCTATGTGGCCGGTTACTGCGTGGGCCGCCTCGGAGTGGAACTGTTGCGCTCGGATCCGGCCACCCTCATCGCCGGCATCCGCATCAACGTCTTCACCGCAGCCATCGTGTTCGCCTGCGCGGCGGCCTATTTCGTCATAGCGCCGCGGGGACGCGAGCAGGGTCTGGAGATGTATCACCCGGCGCGTGCCGCCGAACTCGAGGAACAAGGTGTCGCCGGCTACGTCGACGACTGGTACGACGAAGACCTCGACGAGCCGGACGAATCCATCGAGCCTACGCACGAACTCGATTCGACCCTGGAAGACGAAGTCGACGACGAACCACCCGCAGTCGACGAACCACCCGCAGTCGATCTCGAGAAGTCCACCGCCGACGGCACCGCAGATTCCGCCGACAGCACCGAACCCGACGCCGACAGCACCGGGTCTGACGCCGAGGGCACCGCAGATTCCGGCGAGGGCACCGAGGCCGATGCCGACAGCACCGGGTCTGACGCCGAGGGCACCGCAGATTCCGGCGAGGGCACCGAGGCCGATGCCGACAGCACCGGGTCTGACGCCGAGGGCACCGCAGATTCCGGCGAGGGCACCGAGGCCGATGCCGACAGCACCGGGTCTGACGCCGAGGGCACCGCAGATTCCGGCGAGAGCACCGAGTCTGACGTCGAGGGCACCGCCGATTCCGCCGACGGCGCCGCAGACTCCACCGAGGACTCCGAGTCCGACGCCGGCGACAACACATCTGACGCCGAGGGCACCGCAGATCTAGCCGATAGCACCTCGGACTCCGCTGAGAGCTCTGAGTCCGACGCGGAGGGCACTCCACATTCCGGCGATGGCGCCGAACCGGACGACGTTGACAACACAGTCGAGTCCGTCGAGGCTACCGCGCCTGACAGCGAAGACACCTCGTCTGACGACCAGGTTGGTCCCGAGTCGAGATCCGCTGAGGCCGCGATACCTGAGGCCGGGATCGCGAAGGGGTCCGACGCCCAGACGGCTGAGGGCGGCTCCATGGACGACGAGCATGAGGCCGCGTCCTCCGAGGGTGACAACACCTGA